In the Natronoglycomyces albus genome, ATCTTCGAGATGTGCAGCAGCCCGTCGCGGCCCGGCAGCAGAGAAATGAACGCTCCGAAGTCGGTGGTCTTGACGACCGTGCCCAGGAAGCGGTCTCCCTGATTGGGCAGCGTCGGATTCGCGATGCTATTGATCATGTCGATCGCGGCGTCGGAGGCCTCGCCGGACTCGGCGGCCACATAGATCGTGCCGTCGTCCTCGATGGTGACGTCGGCGCCGGTCTCCTCGGTGATGCCGTTGATCGTCTGCCCCTTCGGGCCGATGACCATTCCGATCTTGTCGACCGGAACCTTCAGGGTCGTGATGCGCGGCGCGGTCTTCGACAGCTCCGAGGGCTCCGAAATCGCATCGGACATGACGTCGAGAATCGCGTGACGCGCGTCGTTGGCCTGCTGCAACGCACCAGCGAGCACGTCGGACGGCAATCCATCCAGCTTCGTGTCCAGCTGCAACGCCGTGACGAACTCCGGCGTACCGGCGACCTTGAAGTCCATGTCGCCAAAGGCGTCCTCGGCTCCCAGAATGTCGGTCAGCGTGACGTACGCGGTCTTTCCGTCGACTTCCTGGCTGATCAGACCCATCGCGATACCGGCGACAGGGGCTCGCAGCGGCACACCCGCGCTCAGCAGCGACATCGTGGAGGCGCACACCGAGCCCATCGACGTCGAACCGTTGGAACCCAGCGCTTCGGACACCTGTCGGATCGCGTAGGGGAACTCCTCGCGGCTGGGCAGGACGGGAATGATCGCCCGCTCTGCCAGCGCCCCGTGCCCGATCTCGCGCCGTTTGGGCGAGCCCACGCGGCCGGTTTCGCCGGTGGAGTAGGGCGGGAAGTTGTAGTTGTGCATGTAGCGTTTCTTCGTCACCGGTGACAAGGTGTCGATGGACTGCTCCATGCGCAGCATGTTGAGGGTGGTGACGCCCATGATCTGGGTGTCTCCACGCTCGAATAGGCCCGAACCGTGCACGCGCGGCAGGATTTTCACCTCAGCGGAGAGCGGACGGATGTCGGCGGGGCCGCGTCCGTCGATGCGGACCTGCTCGCGGACTACCCGCTCACGCACTAGCTTCTTGGTCAGTGCGCGGATGGCGTTGCTGATCTCGCCTTCGCGGTCTTCGAAGTCGCTGCCGATCTTTTCGAGGGCGGACTCCTTGGCCTTGTCCAGCGCGTCTTGGCGCTCGACCTTGTCGGCGATGGCGAGCGCGGCAGTCATTTCTGCGGCAACTGCGGTCTCGACGGCGGTGAAGACGTCCTCGCCGTAGTCGAGGAAGCGCGGGAAGTCGCCAACGGGCTTGGCCGCGACGGCGGCTAGCTCGTTCTGGGCGCGGCATAGCTCGGCGATGACGGGCTTGACCGCTTCGAGTCCCTCGGCGACGATTTCTTCGGTCGGCTTGGGCGCTCCGCCTTCGACCAGGGCGAAGACGTTATCGGTGGCTTCGGCTTCGACCATCATGATGGCTACTTCGCCATCGTCGAGGACGCGGCCGGTGACAATCATGTCGAATGTGGCGCGTGCGATCTGTTCCAGGGTGGGGAAGAAGACCCATTGGCCGTCGATGTGGACGGCGCGGGTTGATCCCAGTGGCCCTGAGAAGGGCAGCCCGGACAGTTTGGTGGACAGGGAGGCGCCGTTCATGGCCACGACGTCGTATTCGTCGCTGTCGTCAACGGCGAGGATCGTGCCGATGACCTGTACTTCGTTGCGGAGCCCGGAGACGAACGAGGGACGTAGTCCTCGGTCGATGAGGCGGCAGGTGAGGATGGCGTTCTCGCTGGGACGTCCTTCGCGGCGGAAGAACGAGCCGGGGATGCGGCCGGCGGCGTACATCCGCTCTTCGATGTCGACGGTCAGCGGGAAGAAGTCGAAGTGGTCCTTCGGCTGTTTGCTAACTGCGGTGGTGGACAGCACCATTGTGTTGTCCATCTGCACCAGGGTGGCCCCTTGGGCCTGACGGGCGAGTCGCCCGGTGGAGAACGTCAAACGGCGGGTGCCGAATTCTCCATTGTCGATCACGGCTGTGGCGTGGTGTTCGCCTAGGTTTATGGCCTCAGCGCCGTGTTCTGTCGTTGACTCTGTCATATGAGTCGTTTGCTCCATTTCACATGTGTTGGAGCGCCCGGC is a window encoding:
- a CDS encoding polyribonucleotide nucleotidyltransferase; this translates as MTESTTEHGAEAINLGEHHATAVIDNGEFGTRRLTFSTGRLARQAQGATLVQMDNTMVLSTTAVSKQPKDHFDFFPLTVDIEERMYAAGRIPGSFFRREGRPSENAILTCRLIDRGLRPSFVSGLRNEVQVIGTILAVDDSDEYDVVAMNGASLSTKLSGLPFSGPLGSTRAVHIDGQWVFFPTLEQIARATFDMIVTGRVLDDGEVAIMMVEAEATDNVFALVEGGAPKPTEEIVAEGLEAVKPVIAELCRAQNELAAVAAKPVGDFPRFLDYGEDVFTAVETAVAAEMTAALAIADKVERQDALDKAKESALEKIGSDFEDREGEISNAIRALTKKLVRERVVREQVRIDGRGPADIRPLSAEVKILPRVHGSGLFERGDTQIMGVTTLNMLRMEQSIDTLSPVTKKRYMHNYNFPPYSTGETGRVGSPKRREIGHGALAERAIIPVLPSREEFPYAIRQVSEALGSNGSTSMGSVCASTMSLLSAGVPLRAPVAGIAMGLISQEVDGKTAYVTLTDILGAEDAFGDMDFKVAGTPEFVTALQLDTKLDGLPSDVLAGALQQANDARHAILDVMSDAISEPSELSKTAPRITTLKVPVDKIGMVIGPKGQTINGITEETGADVTIEDDGTIYVAAESGEASDAAIDMINSIANPTLPNQGDRFLGTVVKTTDFGAFISLLPGRDGLLHISKIGDGKRIDKVEDVLNVGDKVEVQIADIDARGKIYLDKVYPEGEEPPQRERPKREGSREGRGGDRERKPRDEDGGEGGDRPRRRRRRRPGGDD